A segment of the Arachis hypogaea cultivar Tifrunner chromosome 5, arahy.Tifrunner.gnm2.J5K5, whole genome shotgun sequence genome:
AAAGTAAGCAAATTAGACTTGCATACTAATAGCCCTGAATCAGTTAATATAAACATGAAGAATAGAATAACTGCAGTGTAACCTGGAAAAGCAATTTCCTTATCTGACATGCTAATGGACCAACACCCCATGTTGCAAAAATGATAATGGCAACTGAAGGCATCAACTTTAATATTACAGGATTACTATGTATCTGATTAATAGACCTGCAGAAAAGAAGGGGGAAAAATTGTAATTGCAGACCAACACCAAAAGGAATAAGCTAATAAAAGAGAACTCAAATACATACACTTACTAGGCTAAAAACCACAAAATTTACCTTGCCAACAACGTAGCAGCCACCTTAACAACAGGTAGCTCACTTGGTTGGCTTGGTACTAGAAGAGAATGGCACGTAAATGGGCGAGACTTGTAAGATAATGTATATGTTGGCCTGTTAATGTGATGAAATTGTCGAATCCCCCAGCTATCCAGTTTCATGAACTAGAATAGAAGATTATCTCAGAGAACTCTCTAATGAATAGTAAATGCCAAACAATTTCATTAATGTTGAAAAGGAATCATTTTCATCTCATCATCTTTTTTAAACATTAAATCATAGGCAAATCCATGTAGACAAGAAGCATATTTTCCCTTGACAATGAGGAGAAATTCTTACTTACTCCATGGAGAAAATCTTTTTTTCCTCCACACCATTCATCTaccttttattcttatttctcttgttttttttctctctcttacttttcaaatttaatgaataagatcacaccatagattaagaatTTATTAGTCATGGAATATATAAGAATGTCTCAAAAATGAGTCATTTCCTTAAGTCCAAAACATATCCATTAAATTTTATGTAACACAGATTCCACTGGTATTGAACCAGAAATTATTTTCCAAGAGAAAGAAATGATACaagataataaataaagtaaaatcAAAAGTAAATAGTACTATTAAATCCGTGATCACATGTTAAACAAAACGGTACAGTATGTATGTCATAGTAAATTTTCATAACAATGCTATGCAAAAAATTTTCACATCAATTACACATTATCAGCAAGttaaaacaataaatattttaagagcATACCGAAAGAAGATATGATGGGCCTGTATTCAGTAAATGTAGCTTGCTTCTTCCCACAACCGACTGTACACCGTAAAGTGGTATCAATGTGAGAGCAGAGGCAAAAACAATTAAGTGTACACAACAACCAAAAAGAAACGTAAGAGAATTCTTGTACCGGATGTTTATGGCGGCCTGGTTTCCTGCAAAGTCCCAGTCCATGGGTCAGCTGCAGAGAACCGGGAAGGGCCATTCTTGTATCAAAATGGATAGCCAAGAAGGCCTCACTAGTAACCAAAGATCAATGAAATTCAACTTCTATAGTATTGCTGACTTTGACACAATTCGATACTGTCTCAAAACAGATAAAGTGGCGACTATGACAATCTGCTACTCAGCTTCCTGTAGTTAAACTGATATTAGTTGTGTGAGCAATGAAATATTAAGGatattatatcaaatatttaaattttctgtGCATCAAATCCACCAGTAGATTTATAGAATGACTAAAACCAGCTCTTGAAGGGAAACATCATAAAACCCATACAAGAAACCTACATCTCCTATTCCCTCTAAAATCTATTAGAGATTGAAGTGCAAAATTATTGGCCACAAATCAACCAATTCACTTACTCTTCAAATTCCTTTTCACTGCTTCCTTAGCATCACCATCTAACTAGGCAAAATAGAGCCAAAATCCTAGCAGCTAAACATTTAAATAGCACTGCTTTCTTAACCACCAAATGCAACAGTTTCATATACCCAATATATATGTGTCGGAAAAAGACAAATCCCCCTGTGTAAATCTATGTCAACAACAGCAGCATGAGAATCAAAAGTCAAAACCACCAAATTAGGGGATAAAACTATATACATGAAATTGCGAGCGTGcaatcaaacttaaaaattaagttGGGGATATTGAGATACAtgtcaaaaatattcaaaatttggaAAGATTGGATTATGGGCAACCTTTtgatgaagaaggagaagaagcagcagaagcacCTAGGTCAGGTGACAAGGTTTATTCCGCTAAAAACTCGAAAAAGTGAGAATCTTTAAAACGATTTTGGtgtggcttcttcttcttgttcagctTCTACGAGGCGCAACGCAAGCGAAAGAAGTTTTTTcatttcttctttgtttttgtcATCGGTGATTTTGGGTGGACCCGACCGAAAGTCTTCGTTTGTGTGCCAGAAGAATTGTTGCTTCTAGCCACCATTTCTGTTCCACGTGTCCTTCTCCAACAAGCACTCCTTCCCCACCAATGATTTTATCGtctcttttttgtttgtttttggatAAGTTTTTAGTTTACTATTTTCAGGAGTTTATGAAAATATTTACAGatcactttttaaaaaaaaaagtatttttcggaaaatttgataaaataattaaatttataatttttatttcatgtaaattttattattttaatttaaaaataatgttattttattttttattttagaaattttattattttaaaataaaaataatgttatttatatgtgtatataatattttataaaagtaatttacaaattactatttttaattggtggaaactcaggtgcagtcgactttacgtgaagttgatagttgagaaccaTTAGATcaaaatttagtcaaataaatCAAACCATCTCATGTCTCTCAGCTATAACTTCACATGAAATCGACTCCACCTTTTTAATTATGaattgttaatataaaataaaataaaccaataTTTAATAAATTGTGCATACAACTTTTTTCGTAATAAAATGTAGGAGGTTGTCACAAATTTCTCGGGAGTGGAGATTTCTGTCCAACAGAAGAACGTGCAGTGTCGATGGCGGAAGAGGAGGCCAAGGTAAAGAACGAAGCTTTGCAAATAATTTCAAGTTTCGAGAACCTTCCACGGCTCGTCGTCTTCGATCTCGATTACACGCTTTGGCCCTTCTACTGGTTAGTACCTTTCGTTTTGTAATTCCTTTCCACAAACGCTTTCCCTTAAACTTCTCTACTTTCTAGTTTTCACGTGCTTTGGGTCTTTTGATAATCTgcaaagtctttttttttttttcttttctgcatgTGCTGGTGTCAATTGAAACCGGTAGTGTGAACTGTGAACAAAGCTTGAGaccctctgtttttcgttttatattatatatatgatatgatattgATATGAGGAAGTTGGTGTTTAGTTTGGGGAATTGTTATTAGCTTACTTTAGCTATGATTGTTTTGATGCATTAAAATAGGTCATTTTCTGATTCTGAGAggaaaaagagtttaattttgatatggttAAAAGGAAAAAGGTACAATGAAATCTTTTCTTTTGGAGGACTATTAAGCAGCGGTTGCTAAAGTAGTTACTTTTGCTGATCTGATAATAAAATATTGGATTTCTCTGCTGAATGCTTTGCAAAGGGACAAGGGATGAGCAAAATGAAATAATTAGATAGAACTGTTACATCTGATGAATCTTTCTATTGATATTGGTGATGTTTACAAGTGCGTATTACTTATCCTTTCCTCTATCTTAGTCTTATTTTTCGTGCTCTTGAAGCCATGGTTTTGGAAAAAGCTACAAAGAGAGTAGGTTTTATGAAAATTATCTTTGGTTCTTTTTCAAATAGAAAACTAAACATGCTACTAATCTGTATTGTTAATTGAATATAACTTCCTCTGCCTCATGAGCTGGTTCTGTCGGTTATGACTGGTTTTGATTGGATGGTTTTTAATCTTTCTGATGGAAATGCTAACTTTCGTTAATCACACTAACATTTTTATATCACCTAAATTTGTTATTTGCTTGATGGGTTGCGTTAGAAGATCTCTAATTTGTTGATAGTGTTTTGTTGCTCATTTGTTGTCTTGATAGTTTTGTTTCGTGTATCTTAAATGAGTAACATTATCAAAATGTATTAACAATTGGAACCATTGAATATCAAAGATAGACATTTCTTGGGTTATATagttttcccttttctttttggGTCCGTCGTAGCTATTGACTTGTTAATATATGCCCTTCTGGTATTTTGGCAGTGAGTGCTACTATGAAGATGACATGCCATATCTGTTTCCACAAGCTAGAGGCATACTATATGCACTTAAGGAAAAGGGAATCGATATGGCAATTGCTTCTAGATCTCCAACTGCAAAGATAGCAAAAACATTTCTTAATAGGTTGGGCATCCACTCTATGTTTGTGGCACAGGTTCGCGACTATTAAGCTGCTCTTTGTCCCATCTTTTACCTTTATGTGGATCCTAGATCCCTTCCTATCTCTGGCTGTGTTTGAAGATCGTCTAAGGACACAAAATACAGAGAAATTGTAAGATATAAGATTGTTTTGAGAAGAAAACAGCTATAGAGACAAGCAAAATATCTCTGTCCCAAGACAGATTTTCTCTGTGTTTTCTATCCACTAAAAATATATGGATATTGGAGACAGGGTTTTTCCATCTCTATCATCTTAATGTCTCTATTTTCTGTCTTATGACCGTTACGATTTGTtgtatatctattatttattttttaatatagtaTTTCATGTGTTTAGTTTTAGATGGTTGAGACTCTGATTTTTGCAGGAAATTTTTTCCAGTTGGACTCATAAAACAGACCATTTCCAGAGAATCCACAGGAAAACTGGGATTCCATACAGTTCAATGCTATTCTTTGATGACGAGGATAGGAACATTGTAGGGGTAAAGTTGTCGTTCATCCTATTTTCTGTGTTTCTGTTAACTTGTTTCTAGAAtcgtttatatatttatttagaaCTCCAGGAACTTGatatgcatgaaatatttgtgaTCAATATGTTGTACAAGCAGGTGTCCAAAATGGGTGTGACAAGCATTCTGGTTGACAATGGAGTAAACCTTGCAGCTTTAAGGAAAGGATTATCAGAGTTTTCTCAGAACTCAGGCTCATCAAGCAGTAGCTAGCATACTGTCTTTATAAGTTAACATTAGAGCATAAGGGATGGTTTTCAATGGAAAAAGCAAGGTTCAATTTATTGGACCAGTATGTAAACATCCAACACCACTTATTATTGAACATAATTTGATTCATGGAATATTTATCAATACATTTGTTACATTTGAATGTGGCCCATTTTGTCAACACCTCTCAGTTCTCAATGTAAGAATATACTATATTAACAAATATTACCAAGGTTTAGACATGCTTTCGAGCTCTTTAAGCACTAATAAAGATTCTTGCAGATCATGCACTAAAatgatcttcatataatcatatcAACATCAACATTCTAACTTGCATGAGTCAAATACTATTCTTTAATTTGTCAATCATGTTTGGCTAGGTCTACTAATATAAGATTGTAAAACTTTAATTTACCAAAATTCATATGATTTGTTGAACAAGTTACTgttgtttatttgtttaaattaaaaagtaGAATATTTAGTGTTTAATGAAATGGGTTTTCTTAAGTTTTGAAattacattaaaagaaaatattaagaGACGTTTActtgaaatcaaaatcaaaacttgTAAATTAAATGTTCTATTTAGAAATAGAATACCTGTAACTTCAGATGGGATATGTACATTGCAGAGATGCTTTTAAATCTGTAGAAGGCTATTCATAAGAACATAAATTATAAGAACAAAATTATGTACATAAAAGGTATAAAAAAAAGGATTTCTTATGAAAAGAATTTGTGAAAGAATTGTATTGACAAGCAACACATATGGATACAGAAAACTTTCCATATACAATATACAATCTAAACAAACTTTCAACCTTCAAACAGCATCATTGCAATTTTACCTATAGCAACTAGCTATTCAGATCCTTAGATATTAGAAATTATTTCAGGTTCCTTTATCCCTGTTGGATGGTGCAACTTCATGTTCTCTTTTACCAGAAgtgcatcatctccctttctatCATTCTCAAAAGACTGCACTATGCTTCTCAACATTTCTATTAGTTTTGTATCTTTAATAAGGGTGCACTCATCACACAATTTACCACTCAATCCAAGAACAAATGCCAACAAAATTTCCTTCTCTGATGACAAAATTGTAGAATTTTCTTGCAAGTTTCTATTCTCCAATGCAAGCTGTTCTGTTTGGCTGCAATTTTCCTCCTGCAATTCCAGTTTCTGTTCTATGCAACGAATATATCCCTGGAGTTCTGCTATCATCAACTTCTTCTCTTCAACTTCCAGCGCAGCTAGAACCTCTGCTGCCGTGATCCTTGCGCAAGCTTCTCTGAGCAGCTTAATTTCGGCTTGTTCTTTGGCAAGATGGAGAGAAAAAGATGTGGACCAGCTACTGCACTCGTCTTCCATAGGATTCTCTTGCTCAAGCTCTTTGCCTTGAGCCATCAAAGCAACCTCTTCCCTGGGAATAGAAAAAGATGTAAACGTGCTACTGAACTCCTCATCCATAGGAATCTCTCTCTCAAGCTCTTTGGCTTGAGCCATCAAAGCAACCTCTTCATGGGCAAGCTGCAAAGAAAAACGTGTCAATGAGCTACTGCACTCATCTTCTATAGGATTCTCCTTCTCAAATGCTTTGTCTTCCATGGGATTCTCTTCCTCGAGCTCTTTGGCTTGAGCCATCAAAGCAACCTCTTCACTCGCAAGCTGCGAAGAAAAAGATTGTTCCTCAAGCTCTTTGGCTTCAGCCATCAAAGCAACCTTATTTTGTACATCCTCAAAATTCGAGCCCTCCTCTTCTATGCTATCTGCTTTCAAGCGGACAAAGTGTTCCTGCAGATACTctatgcttcttgttttctgttcTACTTGAGAAGCCAAGCTATCTCTCTCTTGTTTAAGGGTTTCACTAAATTCTACTTGTGCAAGGAGCGAACTTTCGAGCTCCTTACGAATTACAAAATTTTCATCAAGATCAGTCTTCAAACGTTCAGCAAATGACTTCCACATTTGCAACTCATACTCTATTTCGGTTATTTCGCATAATGTTTGGTCCGATTCGTTTATTACCATGTCCCAAGCATCGAGTAAATCCAGCATATCCCTGTGCCTATCAATTTCACTTGGCTCTAAGTTCTGCAAATCTAAAGGGAGAGCACAAGAATCAACTTGCCTCGTTAAACATGCTGTTCTGTCACATTCTCCATTTTTCATTTCAAACTGCTTCATCAATTGATGTAACTTGTCTTCTCCACTCTGGTTTACTACTTCCATTTCATGGCCCTCTCTGAAAGGCTTCCATTTAGCATCATAAATTCCACTTTTCAACACTATCAGCGTCACAGATAGCTCCTCATTCAGCATCATCATCTCAATACTAAAAGAATAAGAACCTTCCAATTCCAtcttgagatcttcaacctctgcAATTTTATATATCAACTGAGACCGGTAGTTTGTTATGGCCCGCGTCGAACGTTCTAGCTGAAAGTTCCATTCAGCTTGTCTAGCCTTAAACTTTGAAACACACTCTCTATGAATCTCTTCCAAAATTTTAAGCTCGGACCGCAGCTTCGACAGAGAATATTGTCCTGCTTCTTGAACTTGATCATCCTGAATTTCTCTAAGGGACGTTTGCAATCTCGGATTCTCTTGCTCTTGCTTCTTTTCATTATGGCGCTTTCTTCGAATTTCTTCAGCAGAAGCGAGGGCTTGTTTGCATATATGTAACTGATTTTGCAGATCCTCTGAGATTTTCATCCGAGACTCTAACTTGCCCTGCAAGGAAGAGATTTCGTAGAGCAATCTAGCTTTTTCCAACTCCCAACCTTTCATAGTTGAATTGAACTCTCCTTTAAGTTGTTCATGAACCCCCTGTAGATGTTTAAATCGTTCTTTCACGTCATCACTTTCTTGGCCCCCGGTTTTCTTGTTTGAAGCCTCAAGACACCATTCTAGGGTTTCAATCTCTTGTTTGAACACATTAAGCTGCAATTCTTGATTCTCCAGTTTCACATTAGCCTTCTCTAATTCCAACGCCAACTGTCTCTTCTCATCTTCCCAATTTCTACGCCGGTTGTCGAATTCGGCCCGGAGCTTCTCGTTTTCGGCGCTTAGATCTTTGATGATATACTCCTTGGAGCTCAAATCTCGCTTGAAATCCTTGATTTCGCTTTCCTTCTGAAGAATCTCAAGGTCCATTTCCTCGATTTTGAGCTTTGCTTCTCGTATTTCGTTGACTTTTTCATTGTGCGATCTCTTCAAGTTATCAAGTGAATCCGTCTTTCCTGTTAGTTCTTCAACAAGTCTTTCGATTTCAACGTTTGCTTCATCCAAATCCTTGAATGCCTTTTGATTCATTCAGCCTCTTCAATTTCTAATCGCAACAAATAttcaaaacaaataaaagaggTGCAAATTATGAAACCTAAAACATAACACAATTTCAACCCTAATTTCCTATCAATTTCGTTATACGCATCAAATTGAACGATAAAATTACGTACATTTTCAAAATGTTACGTTCTTATAAGAATGCAACCAtgcatttcaatatatatttctaTGCAACATTAAACAATACGATAATATTATCATGATGAAAACACGATTGGAATTAAAAAAATGTGAAACCCAGAAACTGACCTAAGTCGGAGGAGCAAGGACGTGTTTGGGTGTGGAATAATGAAAAATAGTGTTTTACATGAACATGCATGATTATACGCACTACTACGCTACGTACGTGCATGATAAGATAATCAAAGATTAACCAATAATAGACACTAAGATCCTGGACCAACCGTTTGCCTAAATCACAAACTCAATAGTTAGttcattatatcaaaattaatcctGTATAAAATTACGAATTGTATTAAAGTTGACTAAAAAAGAAGAATATATCAAACTCAAAGTGACGAGAAAAGAATAACAAATAATGTATACACCTAAAGTTACCaaagtttttcttattttgttatgTATGTTAACATATGAAAACCAAACTCGTTCATCGACTCATCAGGGGTAGATTGTACTAAAATTGACTGAAAAAATAGCCAAAATGAAAATTTTACAATGCAAATCTCAGGGTGAAGAGGAAGCTAATAAGTCATGAGTTGCAACGGCAGTTGCGTATACCTAACATTTTTCTAAAATGAAATTATTTATGTGCAAGTTTAAAGGATTTAGCCACATCTATCATCAATTGTGGCGAGATTAATAGTTAgttgtttttttataaaatatctaatCATTTATgtgcatttttttatataaatttatactttttaaaaaaataattttatagatgGTATCGAAATTTCtatattcaaaaataatataacGTTCGATTATTGTCATCTAAAAAAATAGCGTAAGAAAGACTAATTACTATACCtcttttatataatttttctaaattaccATGCATCGTTTTAAatgataattgaaaaaaaaaattgtattaataaaaataatttagagatATCATATATGTAATAAATTAAAGGAATGATATACTATACAAATGTAAACATGTAAATGAAGATGGAGAGAATGATGTGTTACATACGTTTTACGTGGGATAGATTCATGGTGATTGATGTACGTATATGTTGACATGGATTGTATATGGTGGAACTCAAGTGCAGTCGTGAAGTTAATATCTCAGAACTGTtagataatttgattaatttaattaaaattttatctaaCAACTTTTAGatattaacttcacataaaaaCGATTTCAGCTGAGTTTTCACTATTGTATATATTAGGACTCTTATTTTGTTTTATACGAGGAAGAGAAATTAGAAAAGACGAGATTTATGATGGAAA
Coding sequences within it:
- the LOC112799948 gene encoding uncharacterized protein; translated protein: MAEEEAKVKNEALQIISSFENLPRLVVFDLDYTLWPFYCECYYEDDMPYLFPQARGILYALKEKGIDMAIASRSPTAKIAKTFLNRLGIHSMFVAQEIFSSWTHKTDHFQRIHRKTGIPYSSMLFFDDEDRNIVGVSKMGVTSILVDNGVNLAALRKGLSEFSQNSGSSSSS
- the LOC112799879 gene encoding uncharacterized protein At4g38062-like, whose translation is MNQKAFKDLDEANVEIERLVEELTGKTDSLDNLKRSHNEKVNEIREAKLKIEEMDLEILQKESEIKDFKRDLSSKEYIIKDLSAENEKLRAEFDNRRRNWEDEKRQLALELEKANVKLENQELQLNVFKQEIETLEWCLEASNKKTGGQESDDVKERFKHLQGVHEQLKGEFNSTMKGWELEKARLLYEISSLQGKLESRMKISEDLQNQLHICKQALASAEEIRRKRHNEKKQEQENPRLQTSLREIQDDQVQEAGQYSLSKLRSELKILEEIHRECVSKFKARQAEWNFQLERSTRAITNYRSQLIYKIAEVEDLKMELEGSYSFSIEMMMLNEELSVTLIVLKSGIYDAKWKPFREGHEMEVVNQSGEDKLHQLMKQFEMKNGECDRTACLTRQVDSCALPLDLQNLEPSEIDRHRDMLDLLDAWDMVINESDQTLCEITEIEYELQMWKSFAERLKTDLDENFVIRKELESSLLAQVEFSETLKQERDSLASQVEQKTRSIEYLQEHFVRLKADSIEEEGSNFEDVQNKVALMAEAKELEEQSFSSQLASEEVALMAQAKELEEENPMEDKAFEKENPIEDECSSSLTRFSLQLAHEEVALMAQAKELEREIPMDEEFSSTFTSFSIPREEVALMAQGKELEQENPMEDECSSWSTSFSLHLAKEQAEIKLLREACARITAAEVLAALEVEEKKLMIAELQGYIRCIEQKLELQEENCSQTEQLALENRNLQENSTILSSEKEILLAFVLGLSGKLCDECTLIKDTKLIEMLRSIVQSFENDRKGDDALLVKENMKLHHPTGIKEPEIISNI